A window from Saccharomyces eubayanus strain FM1318 chromosome XIV, whole genome shotgun sequence encodes these proteins:
- the SWT21 gene encoding Swt21p, which translates to MENGENHSGIDITPYCDTGEVFEADRIREVWEREDKEWLQKTKNDASGYAYPALGKSPYIGETSDGRMEKKVLCQDIFWSCDGTSLVSVHNDFGIRQYLIPEENDGDNKNKELLLLLPFSRFFKNQSIVSCAVHPLYSLYDEPSGGVATDKIAIGSKNFPLQLYSVMDGQCVATFDTTNEMNGEYETAYSVKIDTEAHIYTGSHRNKVAIYDMHRREAVWMHRSSKKASKGRHSIISCFEEQPAGAAALPRGPLLCGSYANELFLVDPRHQQPVAISRSGQKAAMGVIQILTSDNGRYVYVARRNSDKISVYDRRDLQREVSLLALPFRVRQDSAKFKACVDATHGLSMGTPWGAVLNWGHDLVEFGGVSPHQRSEEQAVASLPPESEWSTGPESMGFTTTVVKSCPTEPGLLALAHGGTISLGRLSG; encoded by the coding sequence ATGGAGAATGGAGAAAACCACAGCGGGATAGATATAACTCCCTATTGTGACACCGGTGAAGTGTTCGAGGCCGACAGGATACGAGAAGTATGGGAAAGGGAAGATAAAGAATGGCTGcaaaagaccaaaaacGATGCCAGTGGATATGCATACCCGGCACTGGGCAAATCGCCGTATATTGGTGAGACGAGTGATGGCAGGatggaaaagaaggttCTGTGTCAAGACATATTTTGGTCATGCGACGGTACCTCGCTTGTTTCTGTACATAACGATTTTGGCATTAGGCAGTATTTAATACCGGAGGAAAACGATGGCgacaacaaaaacaaagaactACTGCTTCTACTGCCGTTCAGTAGATTCTTCAAGAACCAATCCATTGTTTCGTGTGCAGTACACCCACTCTACTCGCTTTATGATGAACCGTCGGGCGGAGTGGCTACCGACAAAATCGCGATTGGAAGCAAGAACTTTCCTTTGCAGCTGTACTCCGTGATGGACGGACAATGCGTTGCGACCTTCGACACGACGAACGAAATGAATGGAGAATACGAGACTGCGTACAGCGTGAAAATCGATACCGAAGCGCATATCTATACCGGCTCGCACCGAAACAAAGTGGCCATATACGACATGCACCGGCGGGAAGCCGTGTGGATGCACCGCAGCAGCAAGAAAGCGAGCAAGGGAAGGCACAGCATTATCTCGTGTTTTGAAGAGCAGCCAGCGGGAGCGGCTGCTCTTCCAAGAGGACCCTTGCTGTGCGGTAGCTACGCTAATGAACTGTTCCTAGTGGACCCCCGCCACCAGCAGCCGGTAGCGATAAGCCGCAGTGGCCAGAAGGCGGCCATGGGCGTCATCCAGATCCTCACTAGCGACAACGGGCGGTACGTGTATGTCGCTAGACGCAACAGCGATAAGATCAGTGTCTACGACCGCCGGGACCTGCAGCGCGAGGTGAGCCTGCTGGCGCTGCCCTTCCGCGTCCGCCAAGACTCTGCCAAGTTCAAAGCATGCGTGGATGCGACACACGGGCTGAGTATGGGTACTCCGTGGGGGGCCGTGCTGAATTGGGGCCACGACCTGGTGGAGTTCGGAGGAGTCTCCCCGCATCAGCGAAGTGAAGAACAGGCTGTAGCTTCCCTTCCGCCAGAGTCAGAATGGAGCACTGGTCCCGAGTCCATGGGATTTACCACGACGGTGGTGAAGAGTTGTCCTACAGAGCCCGGTCTCTTGGCGCTGGCCCACGGGGGCACGATCTCACTGGGCAGGCTCAGCGGCTAA